One window of Treponema denticola genomic DNA carries:
- the gltX gene encoding glutamate--tRNA ligase has product MQVKVRYAPSPTGFQHIGGVRTALFNYLFARSKSGKFVLRIEDTDRTRYSEEYEQNLYDTLEWLGLEWDEGGPKGGPCTPYIQSQRFDIYRKYAQELVDKGFAYYCFCDSERLDRIRKIQTMNKMPPGYDRACRNLTDEEIKAKMDEGVPYVIRLKVPLEGSTKFTDALLGDIEWKNEDINPDQILLKSDGFPTYHLANIVDDHLMGITHVMRAQEWLPSTPMHVIMYKAFGWEPPQFCHLPMVMGNDGQKLSKRHGATSCNEFRNKGYLKEAIINYVAMLGCSYEDGRDMYSLSDLEKLFDIKHLNKAPAVFDYKKLEWFNGQYMREKTDEELFALTWPYIANSGLFGKINEEELKKAGCRFENQTYLKPTQEQKEVLMKVMPLVKERLHLLSEITEMVRFLFEEPAVPQAEEIIPKKLDAETTKTVLQMAIEVMPKIAGLDDHAGGEVFRAEADAMGIKMGDFMMPVRMTVTGSRISPPLVGSIQILGIEKAIKRIEKAIAERF; this is encoded by the coding sequence ATGCAAGTTAAAGTCAGATATGCTCCCTCTCCCACCGGCTTTCAGCACATAGGCGGAGTCCGTACAGCCTTGTTTAATTATCTTTTTGCCCGCTCAAAAAGCGGAAAATTCGTTTTGCGTATTGAAGATACCGACAGAACAAGGTACAGCGAAGAATATGAACAGAACCTTTATGATACCCTTGAATGGCTCGGCCTTGAATGGGATGAAGGCGGACCGAAGGGCGGCCCCTGTACACCCTATATTCAGTCTCAAAGGTTCGATATTTACCGAAAATACGCCCAAGAGCTTGTTGATAAGGGCTTTGCTTACTATTGCTTTTGCGATTCGGAAAGGCTCGACAGAATCCGAAAAATTCAAACAATGAACAAGATGCCTCCGGGCTATGACAGGGCTTGCCGCAATTTAACCGATGAAGAGATTAAGGCTAAAATGGACGAAGGCGTTCCCTATGTTATCCGCTTAAAAGTTCCTCTTGAAGGCAGCACCAAATTTACAGATGCCCTTTTAGGCGATATTGAATGGAAAAATGAAGATATAAACCCCGACCAGATCCTTTTAAAAAGCGACGGGTTCCCGACATATCACTTGGCAAACATCGTAGATGACCACCTCATGGGCATAACCCATGTTATGCGTGCCCAAGAATGGCTTCCTTCCACCCCCATGCATGTTATAATGTACAAGGCCTTCGGCTGGGAGCCGCCCCAATTTTGCCACCTTCCCATGGTTATGGGAAATGACGGACAAAAGCTTTCAAAACGGCACGGAGCCACCAGCTGCAACGAATTCAGAAATAAGGGCTACCTAAAAGAAGCTATTATCAATTATGTTGCTATGCTTGGCTGTTCTTATGAAGACGGCCGTGATATGTACAGTCTTTCAGACTTGGAAAAACTCTTTGACATTAAGCATTTAAACAAGGCCCCGGCCGTATTCGACTATAAAAAGCTGGAGTGGTTTAACGGTCAGTATATGCGGGAAAAAACCGATGAAGAACTCTTTGCTCTTACATGGCCCTATATTGCAAATTCAGGCCTTTTCGGAAAGATAAATGAAGAAGAGCTGAAAAAAGCCGGATGCCGTTTTGAAAATCAGACCTATTTAAAGCCGACCCAAGAACAAAAAGAAGTTTTAATGAAGGTGATGCCTTTGGTAAAAGAGAGACTTCACCTTTTAAGCGAAATAACCGAAATGGTACGCTTTCTCTTTGAAGAACCGGCAGTTCCTCAGGCAGAAGAAATAATACCGAAAAAACTTGATGCCGAAACTACAAAAACCGTTCTCCAAATGGCAATCGAAGTAATGCCCAAAATTGCAGGTCTTGACGACCATGCAGGCGGAGAAGTTTTTAGGGCGGAAGCCGATGCTATGGGTATTAAGATGGGAGACTTTATGATGCCTGTCAGAATGACTGTTACCGGCAGCAGAATAAGCCCGCCCCTTGTAGGTTCAATCCAAATTTTAGGGATAGAAAAAGCTATTAAACGCATCGAAAAAGCTATAGCAGAAAGGTTTTAA
- a CDS encoding flagellar biosynthesis anti-sigma factor FlgM: MIEKLGGIDPIKNLQNTQKPRRMEKVEVSDSVQVSPEAQKLSEIYFAMDAVKAAPDIRREKIEEVARKLQDPSYVDSILDQTADKILDSLGF, translated from the coding sequence ATGATAGAAAAATTGGGCGGAATTGATCCGATCAAAAATTTACAAAACACTCAAAAACCAAGAAGAATGGAAAAGGTAGAAGTTTCCGATTCAGTGCAAGTATCTCCTGAAGCTCAAAAATTATCGGAAATTTATTTTGCGATGGATGCAGTAAAGGCTGCTCCGGATATCCGCCGAGAAAAAATAGAAGAAGTTGCAAGAAAACTTCAAGATCCTTCATATGTAGACAGTATTCTGGATCAAACAGCAGATAAAATTTTAGACTCTTTAGGATTTTAA
- the rsmI gene encoding 16S rRNA (cytidine(1402)-2'-O)-methyltransferase: MVATPIGNLKDISFRALETFQEADFIACEDTRHTLGLLTHYEISKPLISCRAVNEASASEKIVKLLDEGKKVAYASDAGTPAISDPGSILVRMAREAGHTIIPIPGASAFGAIMSIAGTYDKTVVFEGFLSPKAGKRKRRLQELFDFGAGFVLYESPYRIVKLLADIAEIDSNRELIVGRELTKLHEEIIKGPAAEVLQNFEKRPSIKGEFSVFVTGK, encoded by the coding sequence GTGGTTGCCACTCCTATAGGCAATCTAAAAGATATCAGTTTTAGAGCTTTAGAGACTTTTCAAGAAGCCGATTTTATCGCCTGCGAGGATACGAGGCACACTTTAGGCCTTTTAACTCATTATGAGATCTCAAAGCCTTTAATTTCGTGCAGGGCTGTAAATGAAGCCTCTGCCTCCGAAAAAATTGTAAAACTTTTAGATGAAGGGAAAAAAGTAGCCTATGCAAGCGATGCGGGAACACCGGCAATCAGCGATCCGGGTTCTATTTTAGTAAGGATGGCAAGGGAAGCAGGGCATACAATAATTCCTATTCCGGGTGCTTCAGCCTTTGGTGCTATAATGAGTATAGCAGGAACCTACGACAAAACGGTAGTTTTTGAGGGTTTTTTGTCGCCTAAGGCCGGAAAACGCAAACGAAGGCTTCAAGAGCTGTTTGATTTCGGGGCAGGTTTTGTTTTATACGAATCTCCCTATAGAATTGTAAAGCTATTAGCCGATATTGCCGAAATAGATAGTAACCGAGAACTTATTGTAGGAAGGGAGCTTACAAAACTCCATGAAGAGATTATCAAGGGTCCGGCAGCTGAAGTTTTGCAAAATTTTGAAAAAAGACCCTCGATAAAAGGGGAGTTTTCGGTTTTTGTTACAGGAAAATAG
- a CDS encoding ATP-binding cassette domain-containing protein, with the protein MGKNSFTLKYLFKNKVSIFFVIFLTIAASFFNVGTAFLLKLIADSVLNYELNKMILLGGCTVVYIFVAVLSDFLAHYSRIKFCKNISYLLKNDIVFNLLNKSVLHKEKKSYSDYQSLLLNDILSLEQNYFEAILSCLYQALNLVFSFLAILYIQPFFLPVILVICILPILFPKLTQNKLEILQKNKSETRSFFIKKLSDVLNGFRPIKMYGAEAAGVKYSDDSNYDYTQAEIKLAKRENLIMSSAFGLGLLIILLTWVSGAFFIRAGLLTFSGLIALTKIAESIAGPFQIIGERYAGIMSSKAIKKTIKSVLQEKEDIYKIKDFKEIRIKDCVIVKEEKKCLQIENLSLKAGDRILVTGVSGSGKSTLLNVLAGFEKNMGKLYIDEVLQEADINLSNHIFMLEQKTHIFDAGLIDNITLFDTANNAAAEDAIKKLNIAYLSTKMENQKQFSGGEERRIDFARLLIRNLSEKIVLLDEPFSGLDLQNTENMIRIINELNPKILILTAHEADQLGGLNYNRLLRIENTELKEI; encoded by the coding sequence ATGGGGAAAAATTCTTTTACACTAAAATATCTTTTTAAAAATAAAGTATCTATTTTTTTTGTAATTTTTTTGACCATTGCAGCTTCTTTCTTTAATGTCGGTACGGCTTTTTTACTAAAACTCATTGCCGACTCGGTTCTCAATTACGAATTGAATAAAATGATTCTTCTTGGAGGCTGTACTGTAGTTTATATTTTTGTTGCCGTTTTATCCGATTTTTTGGCTCATTATTCCCGTATTAAATTTTGCAAGAATATTTCATACTTATTAAAAAACGATATTGTTTTTAATCTTTTGAATAAAAGCGTTCTTCATAAAGAAAAAAAATCTTATTCCGATTATCAATCCTTATTATTAAATGATATTTTAAGTTTGGAGCAAAACTATTTTGAGGCTATTTTATCGTGCCTATATCAAGCTCTTAACTTGGTTTTTTCATTTTTGGCAATTTTATACATTCAGCCGTTTTTTTTACCTGTTATTTTGGTTATATGTATTCTGCCGATTTTATTTCCTAAATTGACACAAAATAAACTTGAAATCTTGCAAAAAAATAAATCCGAAACCCGTTCGTTTTTTATAAAAAAATTAAGCGATGTATTGAACGGTTTTAGACCAATTAAAATGTATGGAGCTGAAGCGGCCGGTGTAAAATATTCCGATGATTCAAATTATGATTATACCCAAGCCGAAATAAAACTTGCAAAGCGTGAAAATCTTATTATGTCATCAGCTTTCGGCCTAGGGCTTTTAATTATTCTTTTGACATGGGTTTCAGGGGCGTTTTTTATCAGAGCCGGGCTTTTGACTTTTTCCGGTTTGATAGCTCTTACCAAAATTGCCGAATCGATTGCCGGGCCTTTTCAAATTATAGGTGAAAGATATGCCGGTATAATGTCTTCTAAAGCTATCAAAAAAACTATAAAATCAGTTTTACAAGAAAAAGAAGATATTTATAAAATAAAAGATTTTAAAGAAATACGGATTAAAGATTGTGTAATTGTTAAAGAAGAAAAGAAATGTCTGCAGATAGAAAATTTATCCTTAAAAGCAGGGGATAGAATTCTTGTAACAGGAGTAAGCGGTTCCGGAAAAAGTACCTTACTTAATGTTTTAGCAGGATTTGAAAAAAATATGGGCAAGCTTTATATTGATGAAGTTTTACAAGAAGCCGATATTAATCTTTCAAACCATATTTTTATGCTGGAGCAAAAAACTCATATTTTTGATGCCGGCTTAATCGATAATATTACATTGTTTGATACGGCAAATAATGCGGCCGCCGAAGATGCAATAAAAAAACTTAATATAGCCTATTTAAGTACAAAGATGGAAAATCAAAAGCAATTTTCAGGCGGGGAAGAGCGGCGTATAGATTTTGCAAGATTGCTTATAAGAAATTTAAGCGAAAAAATAGTTTTACTTGATGAACCGTTTTCAGGACTGGATCTGCAAAATACCGAAAATATGATAAGAATAATAAATGAACTAAATCCTAAAATTTTAATTTTAACAGCTCATGAGGCGGACCAATTAGGCGGTCTAAATTACAACCGCCTTTTAAGAATAGAAAATACCGAATTAAAAGAAATTTAA
- a CDS encoding asparaginase encodes MEILLKSYRGKIEDLYTFGSIAVVDKDGKIVYSAGDPKEVSFPRSSAKLIQAMVPLSLGAKKKFNLSHEEIAQICASHSGEDFHIKTVTGILKKIGLDEGALKCGPHYPFKPEVELRMKVNNEKPRDIHNNCSGKHSGMLAAAVLMKASTDDYYKPQHPVQQKIREMIELICDCKIPDDNISVDGCGVPVHSLPLYNFAFGMARMADYENLPQNVSTHAKDIIDSITACSEYTSGTDRIDHLLVKKYPGKLVVKSGANGYFGGLLPDKKYGIAVKTYDGISKTRDIVLVHLLKKLGVIDKADYEYFDSIADKNIKNHRGEIAGEVVPQF; translated from the coding sequence ATGGAAATACTTTTAAAATCTTATAGGGGCAAAATTGAAGACCTTTATACATTCGGTTCAATCGCCGTAGTCGATAAGGACGGCAAGATTGTATACTCGGCAGGAGACCCAAAGGAAGTTTCCTTTCCGCGCTCAAGTGCAAAACTTATTCAGGCTATGGTGCCTCTTTCATTGGGTGCCAAGAAAAAGTTCAATCTAAGCCATGAAGAAATAGCTCAAATCTGTGCCTCCCATTCAGGCGAAGATTTTCATATAAAAACCGTAACGGGAATATTAAAAAAAATCGGGCTTGACGAAGGAGCTTTAAAGTGCGGCCCTCACTATCCGTTTAAACCGGAAGTAGAATTGAGAATGAAGGTAAATAACGAAAAACCTCGCGATATTCACAATAATTGCAGCGGAAAGCATTCCGGTATGCTGGCGGCAGCCGTATTGATGAAAGCTTCTACTGACGATTATTACAAGCCTCAGCACCCCGTTCAGCAAAAAATACGGGAAATGATAGAGCTGATTTGCGATTGCAAGATTCCCGATGATAATATCTCGGTTGACGGCTGCGGAGTTCCCGTCCACTCTCTGCCCCTTTACAATTTTGCATTCGGAATGGCAAGAATGGCCGACTATGAAAATTTGCCTCAAAATGTATCTACTCATGCAAAAGACATAATAGATTCCATAACAGCCTGTTCCGAATACACTTCCGGTACTGATAGAATAGACCATCTTTTGGTCAAAAAATATCCCGGAAAACTTGTTGTAAAATCGGGAGCAAACGGATATTTCGGCGGCCTTTTACCCGATAAAAAATACGGTATTGCCGTCAAAACCTATGACGGAATTTCAAAAACCAGAGATATCGTTTTGGTTCACTTGTTAAAAAAACTTGGCGTAATCGATAAAGCCGATTACGAATATTTTGATAGCATTGCCGATAAAAACATCAAAAATCACAGAGGTGAAATAGCGGGAGAGGTTGTCCCTCAGTTTTAA
- a CDS encoding Shedu immune nuclease family protein, whose protein sequence is MTVEKKTKEGIIVWKVDRDNKYYEYVFNPKGAQGKVIKKLIFSGYTKKPTSLNSNGFGFARAMKPFYYTLAETFGEIESITVSDSVETKITKKTKRTSISIAKNDYEEYLASCNEIYRENSFRLKEISSQGLSRLFPKIFPVNNKSQYIKNTISKALQTKDIISNLSIQDIQEIAKIIPSLMDKSTTINRTVLDKLLFTDIKNKATKIKLTSIIKQYENLLAKKTQKESDWQTFLKENMLFFNSSYIQLIEKSNISTKITLPDFLLIDQFQFVDIFEIKRPDFECIKYDKSHDNYYWSEDASKAIAQVEKYIYEMENNANALIANFKEEGLDLKIIRPRGFVLISRRTLLTNPKSIKSFRLLSSALKNVQVILYDDFLEAIKTKYSLIKI, encoded by the coding sequence ATGACGGTTGAGAAAAAAACAAAAGAAGGTATTATTGTTTGGAAAGTAGATCGTGATAATAAATACTATGAATATGTTTTTAATCCAAAAGGCGCACAGGGAAAAGTAATCAAAAAACTTATTTTTTCAGGATATACAAAAAAACCAACATCGTTGAATTCGAATGGATTTGGTTTTGCTCGAGCAATGAAGCCTTTTTATTATACATTAGCAGAAACCTTTGGAGAAATAGAATCAATTACGGTGTCAGATTCAGTTGAAACAAAAATAACAAAAAAAACAAAGCGTACTAGTATTTCGATTGCAAAGAATGATTATGAAGAATATCTTGCCTCCTGTAATGAAATTTATCGTGAAAACTCTTTTCGATTAAAAGAAATAAGCTCACAAGGATTAAGTCGATTATTCCCTAAAATATTCCCCGTCAATAATAAATCACAATATATTAAAAATACAATTAGTAAAGCATTACAAACAAAAGATATTATCAGCAATCTCTCTATCCAAGATATTCAAGAAATAGCAAAGATTATACCGTCCCTAATGGATAAATCTACAACAATTAATAGAACCGTACTTGATAAACTTTTATTTACAGACATAAAGAATAAAGCAACGAAAATAAAATTGACATCAATAATTAAACAGTATGAAAACTTATTAGCAAAAAAAACACAAAAAGAAAGTGATTGGCAAACTTTTCTAAAAGAAAATATGTTGTTTTTTAATTCTTCATATATTCAACTTATAGAAAAAAGTAACATATCAACTAAAATCACATTACCTGATTTTTTATTGATCGATCAATTTCAATTTGTAGATATATTTGAAATTAAAAGACCGGATTTTGAATGTATTAAATATGACAAAAGTCATGATAATTATTATTGGTCAGAAGATGCATCTAAAGCAATAGCACAGGTTGAAAAATATATTTATGAAATGGAAAACAACGCAAATGCATTGATTGCTAATTTTAAGGAAGAGGGATTAGATCTTAAAATTATAAGACCAAGAGGTTTTGTCCTAATTAGCCGGAGAACTTTATTAACAAATCCAAAAAGTATTAAAAGTTTTAGACTTCTTTCTAGTGCGTTAAAGAATGTTCAGGTAATTCTTTATGATGATTTTCTTGAAGCAATTAAAACAAAATATAGTTTAATAAAAATCTAA
- a CDS encoding TM2 domain-containing protein, whose product MNKFSKVTGLIAFWTELSLIIAIILLIFFQKSIVGIYLSSLDEYKDIFIIPWQEIIKNFIFFFLLGIFCLKSNSNEREYGILTLYFYILITIIFDNPFSVSALFIAMSQKGVNYLTFFSAFNSAQNSILYIFILIRNISFILSAGSMIVKSESRYLEIKNDKRISPKSRTSLILYSAFLGFLGIDRFYIGRTVIGIGKLLLGLIIVTEFFLIFRYWYSLLLIDRSVFIILLICFVSISVLVNSIDFILAVFGRMKDSEKNLVRDW is encoded by the coding sequence ATGAATAAGTTTTCAAAAGTTACAGGATTAATTGCATTTTGGACAGAACTAAGTTTAATTATTGCAATAATTCTTTTAATTTTTTTTCAAAAAAGTATTGTAGGAATATATTTGTCATCATTAGATGAGTATAAAGATATATTTATTATTCCATGGCAAGAAATTATTAAGAACTTTATTTTTTTCTTTTTACTGGGAATTTTCTGTTTAAAAAGTAATTCAAATGAAAGGGAGTATGGAATTCTAACACTTTATTTTTATATTCTCATAACAATAATATTTGATAATCCTTTTTCTGTTTCCGCCTTATTTATCGCTATGTCACAGAAAGGAGTAAATTACCTTACATTTTTTTCTGCATTTAATTCTGCACAGAATTCCATTTTATATATATTTATTCTGATAAGAAATATTTCTTTTATTTTATCAGCAGGTAGTATGATTGTAAAGAGCGAAAGCCGATATTTGGAAATAAAAAATGATAAAAGAATTTCACCAAAAAGCAGAACTTCTTTAATACTTTATTCTGCATTTTTAGGTTTTTTAGGAATTGATAGATTCTATATAGGACGAACGGTAATAGGTATTGGAAAATTATTACTTGGATTGATTATTGTTACTGAATTTTTTTTGATTTTTCGCTATTGGTATTCACTTCTTCTTATAGATAGAAGCGTATTTATTATATTATTAATCTGTTTTGTAAGTATATCAGTGCTTGTAAACAGCATAGATTTCATTCTTGCAGTTTTTGGAAGAATGAAGGATTCTGAAAAAAATTTAGTGAGAGATTGGTAG
- a CDS encoding L-2-amino-thiazoline-4-carboxylic acid hydrolase, whose translation MKYKRFYSRRGFVDSGKLTPHILDHIDTTYKEKMQLLIQELDRGAWTKKQKKRQKSSIISNIALYKTFIDKGIPAQEAKELVKEYSFYIAGKAHRILNTLFLIPGFFKLFRFFMRKGMTGEEIWISKTLADNVKEYSTDVLKCLWFDTCTYFNCPEICEIFCLCDHIVFGNIKKLQFDRSETLGMGGKKCDFCFHSKTKTVKGF comes from the coding sequence ATGAAATATAAAAGATTTTATTCGCGCAGAGGCTTTGTTGATTCAGGAAAATTAACGCCGCACATATTAGATCATATAGACACAACCTATAAAGAAAAAATGCAACTTCTTATTCAGGAACTCGATCGCGGAGCATGGACAAAAAAACAAAAGAAGCGGCAAAAGAGCAGTATCATATCAAACATAGCTCTCTATAAAACTTTTATCGACAAAGGAATTCCTGCGCAAGAGGCAAAGGAATTGGTAAAAGAATATTCTTTTTATATTGCAGGAAAAGCTCACCGTATTTTGAATACATTGTTTCTTATTCCCGGCTTTTTTAAACTGTTCCGTTTTTTTATGAGAAAGGGAATGACCGGTGAAGAAATTTGGATAAGTAAAACATTAGCCGACAATGTGAAAGAGTATTCTACGGATGTTTTAAAGTGTCTTTGGTTTGATACCTGTACTTATTTTAACTGTCCGGAAATCTGTGAGATATTTTGTTTATGCGATCATATCGTATTCGGAAATATCAAAAAATTGCAATTCGATAGGAGCGAAACATTAGGGATGGGCGGTAAAAAATGCGACTTTTGTTTTCATTCTAAGACAAAGACCGTGAAGGGGTTTTAA
- a CDS encoding ABC transporter ATP-binding protein — translation MINMFKRLLHFSGAEKRRLILSFIFHIGNSFFEMLPIMAILTVLSGILSAISGNGMPYKTIWVSLGIMLLSVVGKIVFINIASINRTLGSFAMCSEWRMNLGEKLKRAPMGYFSEHRLGDITAAVTTTLGDLETSAVTVLEAVAGGFIHAFVINVWLFVYEWRIGLLMLAGLLISFLIYAKTQAAGEKYSPRRQAAQAQLVTGILEYIQGMTVVKAFGLGEQSGKTVDAAISESAAANIILEKIFSELAAAFQTVFKVVRAAMLITVPYLLMHENITPEKCLLLTVASFMIYATVELAGSTAAVARVVDASLDRLEEISDMPLLDENGTEHIPNNYDITVRNISFSYDRDDTKEVIRNVNFTVPQKTSCAIIGPSGSGKTTLCNLIARFWDVDDGEILLGGINVKDYTCDSLLKNFSIVFQHVYLFEDTIENNIRFGKPDATMDEVIAAAKKACCHDFISALPDGYQTRIGENGATLSGGEKQRISIARAILKDAPVVILDEVTASVDPENEHELQKAIEELTKNKTLLMIAHRLNTVRKADQIIVLDEGRIVQQGTHTELMQQDGLYRRFVGIREEAIGWKIDRREA, via the coding sequence ATGATTAATATGTTTAAACGATTGTTGCATTTTTCAGGTGCGGAAAAAAGAAGATTGATACTCTCTTTTATTTTTCACATCGGTAATTCATTTTTTGAAATGCTGCCCATTATGGCAATTCTGACGGTTCTCTCCGGAATTCTTTCCGCCATTTCAGGAAATGGGATGCCGTACAAAACGATTTGGGTATCTCTCGGAATTATGCTGCTCAGTGTTGTAGGCAAAATTGTTTTTATCAATATAGCTTCCATAAATAGAACATTGGGAAGTTTTGCCATGTGCAGCGAGTGGCGGATGAACCTCGGTGAAAAATTAAAGCGCGCACCGATGGGGTATTTTAGTGAGCATCGATTAGGAGACATTACCGCTGCGGTTACCACCACGCTCGGCGATCTCGAAACAAGTGCGGTAACGGTGCTGGAAGCGGTTGCAGGCGGATTTATTCACGCCTTTGTTATCAATGTATGGTTGTTTGTTTATGAATGGAGAATCGGATTGCTGATGCTCGCAGGTCTTTTAATCTCGTTTTTAATTTATGCAAAAACACAAGCTGCGGGAGAAAAATATTCACCGCGCAGGCAGGCGGCGCAAGCACAACTGGTAACCGGTATTTTGGAATACATTCAAGGAATGACAGTGGTAAAAGCATTCGGACTCGGCGAGCAATCCGGTAAAACGGTTGATGCAGCAATCAGTGAAAGCGCAGCGGCAAATATCATTTTGGAAAAGATTTTCTCCGAACTCGCAGCTGCTTTTCAAACAGTATTCAAAGTGGTTAGAGCTGCGATGTTGATTACGGTTCCATATCTTTTAATGCATGAAAACATAACACCGGAAAAGTGTTTGTTGCTGACTGTCGCAAGTTTTATGATTTATGCAACTGTGGAACTTGCCGGAAGTACGGCGGCTGTTGCACGGGTAGTTGATGCCTCCCTTGACCGGTTGGAAGAAATATCGGATATGCCGTTATTGGACGAGAACGGAACGGAGCATATTCCGAATAATTATGACATTACGGTTCGGAATATTTCTTTTTCTTACGATAGGGATGACACAAAAGAAGTGATACGGAATGTCAATTTTACGGTGCCGCAAAAAACAAGCTGCGCGATTATCGGTCCATCCGGTTCGGGAAAAACAACACTGTGTAATTTAATTGCTCGCTTTTGGGATGTCGACGATGGTGAAATTTTACTTGGCGGTATCAATGTTAAGGATTACACATGCGACAGTCTTTTGAAAAATTTTTCTATTGTATTTCAGCACGTATACCTATTTGAAGATACGATAGAAAACAATATCCGTTTCGGTAAGCCGGATGCAACGATGGACGAAGTGATTGCCGCAGCAAAAAAAGCCTGCTGTCATGATTTTATCTCTGCACTGCCGGATGGGTATCAAACTAGAATCGGCGAAAACGGAGCAACACTGTCGGGGGGAGAAAAGCAGCGTATCTCCATCGCGCGGGCAATTCTCAAGGATGCGCCTGTTGTTATTTTAGACGAAGTGACTGCCAGTGTCGATCCTGAAAATGAACACGAGCTACAAAAAGCCATAGAGGAGCTGACTAAAAATAAAACACTCTTGATGATTGCACATCGATTGAATACAGTACGCAAAGCGGATCAAATTATTGTGCTTGATGAGGGGCGTATTGTGCAGCAGGGTACTCATACCGAACTTATGCAGCAGGACGGACTATACCGGAGATTTGTCGGTATCCGTGAAGAAGCAATCGGCTGGAAGATTGATCGGAGAGAAGCATGA